In Caloramator sp. E03, the sequence TATAAAACTATAACAACAACGATTTTGGACCCGTAAACGGGGTGATTATATGAATAAAAAAACAGCAAAATCCAAAAATAAAAAAATAAACTACAAAAAAAGTGAGATAAAAATTGATTTATGTTTAGAAGAAGTTAAAACTTCAGGAAGGATTATAATAAAAGGGAAAATAATCGATGAGAATTCAAAGGCAATCAAGGGGGCTAATGTAAAAATAACTGATGAGAATTTTAATCCATTAAATCACACAAAATCAAACTGCCAGGGAGAGTTTTCGTTATATACAAATGAAGAAAAAATAATTATAAACGCAGAGCATAAGGGTTTTTATACCTTTACAAGCAGGATATATTTGAAAGATGAAAAGGAGCTTCAAAACCTTTTAATAAAACTTTCTAAAATAAAACAAGTACAAAATATATTAAAGGGAACGTATGTTTGTGGTTTTAAACCCATAAAAGAAACAGAAGTTGTGCTTCAAAACACAAAAGATAAAAATATAAAATATACAGCAACAACAAACGAAAATGGAGTTTTCTTGTTTAGCAATATACCTTTTGGAAAATATATTCTTTCTTTGAATTCAAATGAATACTGCACTAAAAACATAAAGATTTGTATAAATCGCTGCAGGCAGTTTTATAATATAGGCATAATTTGTACAAAAAGAAAAATGAAATTTGGCACTGTAAACGGCGTAATTACTGATAATTCAGGAAATCCAATAGATAGTGCATTAGTAGTTTTGTTCGATGCTAAAAATAATATCCCTCTTTATACAACCTATACAAACGAAAAGGGTGTATACCTTATTGGAGGGCTTTTACCCGGAAAATATTATATAATAGCTCAAAAATAAACCTCTTTTATAAATAATTTTGTAAAAGAGGTTTGTTTTATGCATAATAAATCAAAACTTGGTAACTACTAACATATAAGGAATACATAATCTTACGAAAGCAGGATGTATATGATTAAATTATTTAAAAACAAAAATATTAATGATAAAAATATACCCGAAAACCTTTCTAAATCCTTAGAT encodes:
- a CDS encoding beta-sandwich domain-containing protein translates to MNKKTAKSKNKKINYKKSEIKIDLCLEEVKTSGRIIIKGKIIDENSKAIKGANVKITDENFNPLNHTKSNCQGEFSLYTNEEKIIINAEHKGFYTFTSRIYLKDEKELQNLLIKLSKIKQVQNILKGTYVCGFKPIKETEVVLQNTKDKNIKYTATTNENGVFLFSNIPFGKYILSLNSNEYCTKNIKICINRCRQFYNIGIICTKRKMKFGTVNGVITDNSGNPIDSALVVLFDAKNNIPLYTTYTNEKGVYLIGGLLPGKYYIIAQK